The Cryomorphaceae bacterium sequence CGGTGTGAAGCAGCAACTCTTTTCGCAACTCGAAACCTTTGTGGACGAAGACTGTATTCTTGCCTCCAATACCTCGTCACTCTCCATTGCCTCGTTGGCCGGTCCGTGCGACCACCCGGAGCGCTTCATCGGCATTCACTTCTTTAACCCCGCGGCCCTTATGCCGCTGGTAGAGGTGATCCCTGCCCTGCAAACTTCACCCGAGGTGCTTCAAACCGTCCAAAAACTCATTGCCGATTGGGGCAAGGTGGTGGTAGTGACAAAAGACACCCCAGGCTTTATCGTAAATCGCGTGGCGCGTCCGTTTTACGGCGAGGCCATCCGCATTTACGAAGAAGGTATTGCCGATATGGCCACCATTGACTGGGCCATGAAAACCATCGGAGGCTTCCGTATGGGGCCTTTTGAACTGATGGATTACATTGGTAACGACATTAACTACACCGTTACCGAAACCGTGTACGAGGCCTTCTTTTACGACCCGCGCTACCGTCCGTCGTTTACGCAAAAGCGCGTGGTGGAAGCCCGTCGCCTCGGACGCAAAAGCGGTATGGGCTACTACGATTACCGCGAAGGAGCGGAGCCCCCTGCTCCTACCACAGACGAAGGTTTGGGTCATCAAATTGTAAACCGAATCGTGGCCATGCTTATCAACGAAGCCGCTGATGCCCTTTTCTGGAACATCGCCAGCGCCCGCGATATTGACCTGGCCATGACCAAGGGCGTGAATTACCCCAAAGGACTCTTGGCCTGGGCCGATGAACTGGGCGTGCTGAATGTGTACAACCGATTGGAATCGCTCTACGAGGAGTATGCCGAAGATCGATACCGACCTTCGCCCCTGTTACGCCGTATGGCTCGTGAAAATCATCGATTTTATTCGTGAGCGATTCACAACATAGCGCCAAAAAAATTGTAGACCGCATGTACAACCACGACCCCTTCAGTCAGTGGCTGGGCATTGAGCGACTGGAAGACGGTCCGGGAACATCCACGCTCCGCATGACGGTGCGTGAGGAAATGCTCAACGGTTTTTCCATCGCCCACGGCGGAATTACTTATGCACTTGCCGACAGCGCACTTGCTTTTTCCGCCAACGCCCACGGCATACAATCGGTCTCCATCGAAACTTCGATAGCTCACACCAAAGCCGTTCATTGCGGCGACGTACTGACCACGCAGGTAGAAGAAATAAGTCTTTCGCGCCGGTTGGGGATATACCAAATCAAGGTATTAAACCAACACAACGATATGGTGGCGCTGTTTAAAGGAACGGTGTACCGCACCTCCAAACCCTGGGAAATAGAAAACGAAGAAACCTCTGAATCATGAACCAAGCATACATAGTTGACGGTGTACGCACACCGATAGGAAATTTTGGCGGCACCCTTGCTCCGGTGCGCGCCGACGATCTTGCTGCCCACCCTTTGCGCGCATTGATGGCCCGCCACCCTCATTTGGATCCGGCAGCCATTGAAGATGTGATTCTGGGCTGTGCCAACCAGGCCGGTGAAGACAACCGAAATGTGGCCCGTATGGCACTGCTGCTGGCGGGATTACCCTGGTCGGTGCCGGGCGAAACCGTAAACAGATTGTGTTCATCAGGGATGGCTGCGGCGATGAATGCTGCCCATGCTATTGCCGTGGGAAACGGATCGGTTTTCGTAGCCGGTGGTATGGAGCACATGACACGCGGCCCATGGGTAATTTCAAAAGCCTCTGCTCCTTTTGGACGTGATTCGCAGATGTTCGACACAAGTTTCGGATGGCGCTTTATTAACCCAAGAATGCAGGAACTGTACGGCACCGACGGCATGGGCGAAACAGCCGAAAACCTGGTAGATTTATACCACATCAGCCGCCAGGATCAGGATCGTTTTGCAGCGTGGTCGCACGAAAAAGCCACTGCTGCCCGTAATAGCGGGCGCCTGGCTAAGGAAATTGCTTCTGTGGAAATTCCAAGAAGAAAACAAGACCCGCTTCTTTTTGAGCACGATGAGTTTATCAAGCCCGGCACGAGTGTGGAAGTACTCGCCAAATTGCGGCCTGCCTTTCGGCGCGAGGGCGGTACGGTCACTGCGGGAAATGCTTCGGGATTGAACGATGGAGCAGCTGCCCTTTTGCTTGCTTCAGAGCAGGGATTGAACGACCACGATTTGAAACCAATGGCGCGCATTGTTGCCTCTGCCGTGGTGGGCGTTGAACCCCGTATTATGGGAATAGGGCCGGTTGAGGCCAGCCGCAAAGCCCTGAAGCGCGCAGGACTTACGCTCGACCAGATAGACATCATTGAACTCAATGAGGCGTTTGCGGCTCAATCGCTGGCCTGTACGCGTGAACTCGGTCTGGACGATCGCGATGAGCGCATCAACCCCAACGGAGGTGCCATTGCATTGGGGCATCCACTGGGAATGACCGGAGCGCGCTTGCTGTTAACTGCTGCTCTCCAGTTGCGCGAAACCGGCAAGCGTTACGCGCTTTGTACGCTGTGTATCGGTGTGGGCCAGGGTTATGCTGTGGTGCTGGAGCGCGCCTAAGGCTGCTTGCATCTGATTTTTCCGCAGAGCCCGGTAGCATTTTGCCTCAGGGGAAAAAGAAATCCATCGGCGGGAAGAGCGATTCCAACAGACGCTCATTATAATCCAGAAAATAGGTTTCCGGATTCATGCTGGAGTGAATGATAATCTGGCCCGAAGGGGCTTCATAGGCCCGAACAATCACGTCTTCCGCATTTTTAAACTGGTAAGCCACCTCAAACAAAGGCTCGGATTCAGGGCGATAGGCATCGGCAAAGTAGGAATGCTTTGTGTCGAGCATAGACACCGTGTACTGGATACGCGGTTCTTCGGGCACCAGAGCATTTCCGTACATCCAAACTTCGGGATCTTGCACATCAAAAGTATAGATGTGCTCGGGAGAATAGCGAAACTCTATCCGCTCCAGTTCGCGAACATCCAGTTTCAGAATACGTTGGTTTCTCCACGTTGAGAAAATCTGGTTGAAATTGGGTCCGAAAAAATTCTCAGCGCTGTAAACCTGTTCTCCGTCTGTAAGCCGCACATAGGTGATTCCACGAGAGCGGTCGCGTGGTTCATCCGGACTTTTTCCTTTGCGGTTGTCGTAATACTGAAAAGCCCCGATTTTAAAATCAATAATGACTCCCTGATTGCCGATGGCAATTACCCGCGTAGCGAGAGAATCTTCCATTTCGAGTTCAGCCCATTGTTCACGCGTGGTTCCTTTGAGCCGGCTCGGGCGAAGTTTTTCCAATTCCTCCAACAAAATCTCAATACGTCCTTCATGGAGGGGCATATTTGTTGTTCCTCGCATGACACGCCATTCGTCTCCACTTAAAAAGATCACCACTTCGGCATGATTCTCAGACCGCGCATAAATCTTAAGCGTGTGTATATCCTCTACCGGAACTTTTGGAAACTGGTGCTGAAAGGTGTTCTCTCTGTGCTCATCCAGCCACATGGTCATGAGCCAGATTCCGGAGAGGGCAATCAGTAGGGCCAGCATCCACAACGTGGTATTTCGCGTAGTTCGGGCCATCAGGAATTCGAGTAATCAGCCTGCATTCGTTTTTTGCGCAATGATCTGCGCTGTTGAAAGCGAATGAGGCCTATGATTAGAACAATCGCTACCGGAAGCAGAAAATTTAAAAATTTAAGTGTTGTACGCGTGCCATCTTCCATGGCCTCAATCGGCCTGCTCTGAACCAAACGGTTGCGCAGTTGAACCAGACCATCATCATCCAGCAACCAATCAACCGCATTCACAAAAAAGTTGATATTGTCTGGTTGCAGTTGACGGGCCTGATCGCGCGGACCGTTTACGGCAAAGTCGCCGTCGGTCATCACCACCATTCTGGTGAACTCGCCGCGCAAAGCACCCGTGAGAGAAGCAGCTACCGTGATGTGTTCGCGCTTGTAATCGGCGAGTGTCCATTGGCGTTGCACGTCCAACACCTGCGGCAAGGGTAGCGCGTGCGCTTGCGCAGAAGTGTGAAGCACGGGTTCGAAGATAAAAGTGGTGTCTCCTTCGTATTTCAATTCAGACGGAAACTGAAACATCACTGCATCGAGGCCACCAGAAATAGGATTTCCAGAAATGCCCTGCATCAGAGGAAGGTATGGGAACGGTACATTGCTGGCATAGGTGAAAAAACCTTGCGTTTGTTGCAGCGTCAGGGCTCCACATCGATTGTCAACAACCAGGTTACGCTCCACCACAATACCGTAATTTCTGAGCCATTCCTTCATACCATTCTCTGCAGGAGTGGCAAGAAACTCCACAAAGTCACCTTTAACGGGATTAAAAGCCACGAGCAGACGCCCGCCATTAGAGATATAGTCGTCCAGAAAATCAAAATGCCACTGCGGAATGGTGTCAACAGGGTTCACCCAAAGCATTGCCGGATACCTATCTACTGACGGCACCGTTCCTCCGGCAATCCAATAGGGCTGCACGTCGTACAGCACCGACATTTCTGCCATGACCTGAGCCAGTTCCGGCAACTCAGGTTCACCGTGGCCCTGGATAAAGCCAAGGGTGGGTTTTTCCTGTACGGCAAGTTTCCTGATAGCACTCGAAAGGGCGTATTCCATCGATCCGTCGGGCGGAATAAAAGGAATCACTTCCATTTCCTCTCCCATTTCTACCGTGGCGCCAAGGTAGGCCCGCATTTGCTTTTTGCGATCTTTCTCGCGCACTTCAATCATCACCGGCGGCAATCCCTTTTCGCTTGCTTCCTTTTCGAGTTCTTCCGATTCGTTGGGATTGATAAACTCGTACACAAGGTTTCCGCGTGTAAGAGCTGCATACTCCACCAGCATCTCCTTGAACTGATTGCGGGCGCGAAGAAAATCAGGCGGTAGATCCTCGCTGAAATAGGCTCTGACGGTAACCGGCTCCGGGAGGTCGCGCAAGATACCTTTGGTAGCACTGCTCAGAGTAAACTGCTTGTTTTCACTCCAGTCGAAACGTGTGTAAAACCGCGCCGACAGCAGGTTTAACATTACGATGATGCCAACTACCAGCAACCAATTGACTGAAAAACGAGAGCTTCTCTGACTCATGATTGTCCACTGATTTTGATTCGGTTGATTTGCTGCTCGGCCAAATAAACCCCAAGGAAAGCGATGGAAACAAAATAGATAATGTTTCGGGTGTCTACCACGCCACGGGCAATTCCCTCAAAATGATTGGACATATTGAGGTAAAAGAATACCTGGCCGGCCATCCCGGTGAGGTTTTGCGACAACACACCAAACACAATGTGAAAGCAAAGTCCAATGACAAGGGCTATTAAAAATGCCACTACCTGGTTGGATGTAAGGCTACTTGCAAAGATTCCAACTCCTATATACGAAGCGCTCATCAGCAAGAGCCCGAGATAACCGCCGATCATTTGTCCCGTATCGGGATTACCGATGTAATACAATGTAATGATATACGGTAGGGTACAAAGTAATGCCACAGCAATCAGAAACCACGCCGCGAGGAATTTGCCCATCAACCATTGACGTTGATTGAGGGCTTTGGTAAGCATAAGTTCCAGTGTTCCGCTTTTCCGTTCTTCGGCAATAAGGCGCATGGTGAGTGCGGGGATGAAGAAGAACAGCGACCAGTATGCAATCGCGAAGAATACGCTGAGGCTGGCTTGACCAACGAGGAAAACATCGCTCCCGTAAAACCACGTAAAAAAACCGCTGAAACCCAGAAATAGCACCAGCATTACATAGGCCACGAGCGAGTCGAAGTAGGATGCGATTTCACGGCGGGCTATGGTTAAGGTTGTTCTCATGATTACGATTTATAGGGTTAGACCACGGAATATATCTTCGAGGCTGGTTTCTGACGGGCTCATTTCCAATATATACCAACCATTGACTGCGCATGTCCGAGTGAGTGATTGGGCAAACGCGTTGACATCTGTCACTTCTGCTTCCCAGAGATTTGATGGAGCATCCAGGGTAGATAATCGCCCGGTTTCGGGCCAGCTTTCGAGGGTTTGTGAAACACTGCTCAAGTCATTTCCTCCCAGCCTGATGCGCACCATGTTTTTTCCGCTTGCCTGTTGCTTAAGTGATGCTGCTGTGCCATCGGCTACGATTTCACCCCGGTTGATAATAAGGATACGATCGCAGGTGGCTTCTACTTCCGGAAGGATGTGGGTGCTTAGAATAACGGTTTTCTCGCGGCCAAGATCCTTGATGAGTTTGCGTATTTCCACAATCTGGTTTGGATCGAGTCCGGTGGTTGGTTCATCCAGAATCAGCACTTCAGGGTTGTGAATCATGGCTTGCGCAAGGCCCACGCGCTGGCGGTAACCTTTGGAGAGTTCGCCTATTTTTTTGTGCTTCTCACGATTCAGACCACACACGCCTACCATTTCGCGAATACGACGACTTACCTCGGCAGAGGGCACTCCCTGCACCCGCGCACAAAAATCCAGGTAATCAATTACCGGCATTTCCGTGTATAGCGGATTGTTTTCGGGTAAGTAGCCAATATGTTTTCTGATTTCAGGCCCGTCATTTAGTACCGACCACTCTCCTACCCGAATATCGCCGCTTTCCACCTCCATACATTGGGTAATCATCTTCATGGTGGTGGTTTTTCCCGCCCCGTTGGGGCCCAAAAAACCGAGTACTTCTCCGGTGCGAACTTCAAAGGACAGGTCGTTCACTGCCTTCTGTATTCCATAGGTTTTCGAAACCCCGTCTACCACTACGTTCATGGCTTAAATGTCGGCTTTTTAAGGTTCACTGCGAATGTAAGAAGTCAGAAACTTTCGGATGAAAAATGAATGCCTGGCAAGTTGTTAAAATTCATTAAGGACAGCCCCAAGCGTTCGGACATATTCTTCCACGTATAAATGCCGTGTTTTATACCTGTATTGCATGACCCAGCGTGGATGAGGGAGTGTGCCCAGTTTGCTGAAAAAGCCGTGCTCCGTGTTCTGCTTTTCCAGAAAGCGATGGTTCTGCCCCTTGCCTACGGTAAAGGCAACACTCCTTTTAATATTCATAGTCAATTGTTTATTCATGCTTTCAAGAATAAAAGGCGTGGTGGCTTCCCGAAGCTGGGGAGTATCGTAATAATTCATATTGATTCCGTTGTGCACAAAACCTATAGGACACACAGAGCTAAAATGAAAATGTGCAAAGAAATGCTGAGCTCCTCCAAATGCGTCAATAACATCATAAATAAAGGTGGACGAGGGCTCTGTTCTTTTGGGGTGTGGATTGGGTATTCCACAGTTTTCCTGTAAGCGAACAGGGTCGGTAAAACCTATCCCTGTTAACCCTGCACCCAATCTACCGGGATTGATACCAAAAAGCAGCACACGCGGATTGCTGTCATTGTAATAGCGCTGATAAAAAGCCGTCATTCCGTTGCGCACTTGCTCTTTACGAAAAGGTAACAGCGGTTCTACTCCACCAGGTAATGAAGGTACTGTCAAAGCGTCGTAAAAACGGAGCATTTGCTCGCCAAAGGTTTTTGTTGTGTGCATCATTGCAAATTACAGAAAGGATCAAAATAAAAAAAGCCGCGCGATGGCGGCTTTTGTATGAAGCTAATAGAAGTTACTTCTTGTCTTCTGAGGCGGTTGCCTTTTTCGCAGCAGGTGCTGTTTTCACCGGTGTAACTTTGGTGCGGGTTGCAGTCTTCACGCCACTTGTTTTGTTGGCTGCTGAAGGTCCTTTGGGACGGCCAGGGCCTCTCGTCGCCGATGTTTTAGGAGTGGCGGGCTTTGCAGCTGCAGATTTTGGAGCAGCAGCCTTAGCAACTACAGGATTGGTAGGCTTCGTTACTGCTTTCTTGCGGCGGGGTTTGCGGGGCTTTTCCTTGGGTGAGGTAACTTTCTTGCCGTACTCGGCTTTGATCTTTCCAGGCGCCTCAAACCAGCTCTTCAGCGCAACAAATTTAATACGACCGCCTTTGGCGAAGGTATCAACGCGGCCACTATTCTTTCGTAGTCGGAATGCACTGTTTATAATGGCGTTGGTCACTGACTGACGACGTTCTTCTTTCAGTTTGAAATAAACCATCGCCTCTTCCACCAATTCTTCGTAAGTCAGAGGTTTGTCGAGCTGCTGCAATCTTTTAAGAATAAATGCGCCCCAAATAGATTTGGGACCTCGTTTCTTTCCTTTACTCGCTTTTGGGGCAGCTTTACTTTCTGAGGTTGCACCGGCCTTTGCTTCGGTGGTTTTTGCTTTTGAAGCAGCAGTTGAAATAGCCTGCGCACCCCCCACAGAAATCTGAATTTGAGTTGTATTGTCGCCCAACTGATCGAGCACACCTTTAATGTGTTCCAACCGCGACAGGGTTTTTCGAAGTTCTTCGTGGTAGAAGTCGCGCATTGTAGCTACCTCAGAATCTTTGAATTGAAAAGTTGCCATTAGATTTAATTTTTTTAGTTTGAGCAAATGTACAATAATTAAAATGACATGAACAAAACCTGCAATCATAAAAATTGTTCAAATACTTTAAAAGTGGCCGTATTTATTCATGTTTGGGGCTGATTGACCTGATTGTTTTGATTTAGATAATTGGTGTTTATCTTTGGGCGAAATCGAATAATTAATCGACAAAACTGAATATGCACCACACAGATTTGCCAGGAAATGCTCTACTTCACCAGGCGCAGCAGCGAATTAAGCCGTATGTAAATCGCACCCCGTTGCTGCGAAGCGACTGGCTTAATGAGTGGGCTGGGGCTGAATTGTGGTTCAAATGCGAAAACCTTCAGCGGGTCGGAGCTTTTAAGCCACGCGGCGCATTCAATGCAACATTGCAATTATCTGCCGAAGAAAAGCACAGGGGTGTTGCCACGCACAGTTCCGGCAATCATGCGCAGGCGCTGGCCCTTGTTGCCAAAACCCTGGGAATACAGGCTCACATTGTAATGCCGGAGAACAGCCCGGCCAGTAAAATTGCCGGTGTGCGCGAATTGGGTGGAGAAATCACTTTTTGCGAGGCTACCGTGGAAGCCCGTGAAGCTGTTTTAAAAGATTTACTTGCGAAAACAGGAGCTACGTACATTCCTCCCTACGACCACATGGACATCATCATCGGGCAATCAACCGCGGCGCTTGAAATATTTGAGGATGTGCCCGGCGTAGAAAATGTTTTGGTTCCGCTGGGCGGTGGCGGCCTCTTGAGCGGAACGGCGCTGGCGGCCAAATACAACAACCCCGGTTGCAAGGTTTATGGGGCAGAACCATTGAATGTTAATGACGGCGAGCGCTCGTTGAAAAGTGGAACTTTGTGTACCAATCCACCTGGCTCGTTTACCGTGGCCGACGGATTGCGCACCAACCTGGGCGAGCTGCCCTTTGAAGTGATGAAGTTGTTGGTTCACGACGTGTTGACCGCGCGCGAAGAAACCATTGCCATGGCCATGGAGCTGATTTGGCGGCGACTGAAAGTGATTGTAGAGCCTTCAGGCGCGCTGGCACTGGCCGTGCTTCATGAGCACCGCGACCTGTTTAAAGGGCAAAGGGTGGCGTTGATTCTGTCGGGAGGAAATGTAGATTGGTCTGCTGTACCTTTCCTCAAATAAACAGTCTTGTTATGGATTGTAATACTTGAGGGCTTCAGGCATAAACGCCTCAATATCTCTGATGCGACGCTCATCGCTGGGGTGTGTACTGAGAAGTTCAGGGGGCTTTTGGCCACCTCCTAACTGGCTCATACGCGTCCAGAAATTCACAGCTTCACGAGGGTCGTAGCCGGCCATGGCCATAAACACCATTCCAAGTCTGTCGGCTTCACTTTCATGGTTTCGAGAAAAAGCAAGTGTTCCCAATCCTGAGCCAATTCCAAAGCTTTGCAGCAGAATGTCACGGGTCAACCCGGGTTTTTCACTGGTCAACACATCCAATGTCATACCGGCGCCATAAACCATCACAGCCTGGCTCATTCGCTCATTGCCATGACGGGCCACGGCGTGAGCAATTTCATGCCCCATTACCACTGCAATGCCCGTTTCGCCTTCACAAACAGGCAAAATACCTGTGTAGAAAACCACGCGACCTCCCGGCATACACCATGCATTTACGGTTGGGTCATCCACGGTGTTGAATGTCCACTCAAAACCCTCCACTCTTTTCTTCTGGTTGATTTTCTTCATGTATTGCTCAACCGATGCCGCAATTTTATCACCCACATCTCTCACCATCCTGGCGCGTGAGTCATGCATTCCCAACACATTTGCATCTCCCAGGAAATCCGAATAAGCCTGGAGGCTCATGGAAATCATGGTGCTTTCCGGGTAGAGATTCATTTGCCGACGGCCGCTGATGGGCACGGTGGTACAGCCCACAAACAGCGCTACGGTGAGCCATGTGGTAAATCGGTTGTATTTTTTCATGCGGATGGGATGGTTGGTTTCAGGCAATTTCAGCCGTAAGGCCTCGATCGAGCAAGGCTGTACACCTAGGCTCAAGCTCATCATAAGTACCTTTTTTAACAGAGCATTTACCATTGTGATGCACTATATAGGTACATTGCTCGGCTTGAATGGGATCATGATCGCAAATTTCAATGAGCGAGTCAATGACGTAATCAAAGGTGTGCACATCGTCGTTAAACAGAATGATTTCGTGACTGGCAACCAATTCCTCTACCAGAACCTCCTGCGCGCGTATATCCGTTTGTTGTGACATTTCCATCAATTCTTCTGCAAAGTTACAGAAATAGCAATTACTGTCCTGTAACTTCTCTCGCTTCATCCACTTTGAGCAGGAAACCCAAAGCCATTGCCCTGATGGTGCTTTCTGTAACGCCTCTTTCCATAAACGTATCTTTCAAGGCCTCGACTTCGGCGTAGCTTTTAGTAGGACGGCTCAGGTAGTGCAACTTGCCATTGGGAAGCTGTAATCTTGAAACGCCGGCATCTGGTAGCGCAAGTATGGCATCGGCAACTTCCTGGGGCATTTCGTTTCCATAGGAACCGAGATCCAGCAAAAAACGAATGTCGCGCGGCTGAAAGTCGTAAGCGCTTTCCAGCTGAAAACCATCCACCTGAGCTGGCGGTGTAGCAGATTCGCCAGGTGCAGGTTCGGGTTCAACCGATGTAGGCTCCACGGGCTCGGTTTGGGGCGTTTCAGCAGCTCGCGGTGTGCCTGCAAGCACATCTTCACCTTCGGCAGCGAGTAAGGCACGGGCTTCTGCCATGGTAATTCTGCGACCATCGTAGTAGGCCGTAATAAAAGCATCGCTCACTCCGGCATTCATCACCACCTGTCGCTGGCTTTGGGCAAGTTCCACACTCGGAAACATCCCTGAGGTGTAGCGGATATATCCGTTGTTGGTAAGCTCGCTGTTGAGCGGCATGATGTTGTTCAAAGCGTCGGACGATACAGGTTTGGAGTACACACCCACCTGCACGGTAAAGAACAATCCGCGGATGCGCTCAACCTGAGTTGCAGTTGCTGCATCCGGATCGCTGTAGTAATCTGTTCGAAGATCTGTGGCAGGAGCTGTTCGCGGTGCTTCTACAGGCTGCGCCGTTCTCCCTGACTCAGGAGTTGTTGTGGAAATTGTGCCCGGAGCTTCTGAAGCCTGTGTCGTTTCTGCAGGTGCCGAAGATGACACCGCTGGTGCAGGACTTGTTGTTCCTGCCACGCGCTGTTTTCCTGTGGCCTGAGCAATCGCATCGGCTGCCTGTGACTCATCGGGAATTCGGTTCAGCGCGATGCGCTCGCCGTTCAAATAGGCCACCACAAATGCGTCGTTGTATCCGCGATTTCGGATGTAGTCTCGTGCGCTCATGGCTCTGTTAAAGTCAGGAAAAAGTCCGGCAGTGTAGCGCGTAATTCCCTCGGCAACGCGGTCTGCTCTGATGGGCGAAAAACCGCTGAAGTGATCTTGCGGAATGGGATTTCGGAAAGCGCCCACCTGCACAGCAAATACCAGCCCCTCGGGCCAGGGGTTGTCAACCGGGATGGGGTTGGCAGTGGAGTACTGGGGCTGGGCGGTGGTTTCGAAACGCTGTGTGCTCACTCCCATCTGCAACTCGGGTATGGGCGCGTAGGCAGTTCGAGTAACGGGCGATTCCAAACGAGGCTCCGGTATTTCCATAGGACGGACTTGCTGAGGAGTTTCCGGTGCAGACGTTGTTGTAGCCGGCGAAGTATCGGCAATCGTTTCTGAGGGTTCTTCGTCTGCCTCAACGCTGGTCTGAGTTGCGCGTGGCTGTGGCACTTCTTCCGCCCTGCTTTCAGGTTCTGCATCCTGAATAACTTGTGCAGAGGGCTCTTGCACATCCGTTTGATCGACGCGGGGCTCTTGTGCAGCGGCTATCATGTCGGCTTCTTCCTGCACCAGGGATACCAACTCCCGCGATTGCGAAGGCTCCATTTTAGCAAGTACTTCATCTGCTTTGCTTCGCGAATCTTCGACTTCCTTGTTCAAGCGCGCAAGTTCATCGCGCAGTTGCTGGGCTTGTAAAAACAATGCACGGGCTTCATCTTGTAAACCGGTTGCCTTGCGAGATGCCTCTTCGCGCTCAGATTCATTATCTGCTTCATCGGCGCGGGCGGCCCACTCTTCAGACTCCACAAGTTTTCGCTCGGCATCATCCAATGCGGAGGAGGCCTCTACGGCGATGCGTTTTTTGTTCTGTTCGGCCTGGCGGGCCTGAGCCTGAAGGCTGAACCACTCCATCGCAACCGGGCTGGCTTCTACCCTTTCTATTTGCTCAGGGGTAAGACCGAAATCCTGTTGTACCACCGATCGCACCTCAGGCTCAAATGCCAAAATGGGCTCTTGCGCTGCTATTTGAACTGACCCTGTCTCCTCCGAAACTTCGCTTTCGTCGGCCTCAGCAGTTATGGCAAGCTCTGCCAGCGTTACCGATTGAATACTTTGACGCATGGTTTCGCCTGTAACAGCAATGGGCACTACGCGACTGGCTGATTCTTCCCATGCCATTTGACTTCCGGAATCAAGTTCATCCAAAACTGCATTCACACGGGCCAGCTTTTCGATGGCTTGGGCCTCGATGTAGAAAGCTTCTTTCATGCGCTGCATTCTCGCTGAGAAATTGCTCTCGCTGCGGGCTTCATTCCTTAATTCCGCAGCGCGTGCAAGAAGGGTTGCCGCGTCGTTCTGCTCTTGTTGCAAGCGCGAAACATCATCTTGCGTAATTCCTGACCAATTACGCGCCTCAAGTTGCTCCATCAAGTTGGAGTTCGACTCGCTGAAGTAGCTCCACTCCTGCTGATTAACCGAAGCAGCGCGCAATTGCATGGCTTCTTCGTCGCGAAGCAAATTGGTCAAGGCTTTCAGGCTTTCTTCATTCTCAATTTGGGTTCCCCGGCTTTCCACCAGTTGAATCACGCGATTGTGATGGCGCTGCAAATCTCCCGACATGCTTTCGAGTGCCAAAGAAGCTCCCAACGACTTGTATGACAAATCTTCCACATCACCGAAAACAATCAGTTCCTGCAAAGAAGCGAGGTAAGTTTCGGATGAACCCAGCCATTGCTGCACATTGCCCGCGTTGATTTCCGAGGCATCGGATACCTCCTCAACCGTCTCAGATTCATCGGCAACAAACTCTTCACCCGGCAATTGATCAGTGCTTTCACGACGTATTGCTTCCTCTGTAATCGGCATTTCTGT is a genomic window containing:
- a CDS encoding pyridoxal-phosphate dependent enzyme, whose product is MHHTDLPGNALLHQAQQRIKPYVNRTPLLRSDWLNEWAGAELWFKCENLQRVGAFKPRGAFNATLQLSAEEKHRGVATHSSGNHAQALALVAKTLGIQAHIVMPENSPASKIAGVRELGGEITFCEATVEAREAVLKDLLAKTGATYIPPYDHMDIIIGQSTAALEIFEDVPGVENVLVPLGGGGLLSGTALAAKYNNPGCKVYGAEPLNVNDGERSLKSGTLCTNPPGSFTVADGLRTNLGELPFEVMKLLVHDVLTAREETIAMAMELIWRRLKVIVEPSGALALAVLHEHRDLFKGQRVALILSGGNVDWSAVPFLK
- a CDS encoding M48 family peptidase, with the protein product MKKYNRFTTWLTVALFVGCTTVPISGRRQMNLYPESTMISMSLQAYSDFLGDANVLGMHDSRARMVRDVGDKIAASVEQYMKKINQKKRVEGFEWTFNTVDDPTVNAWCMPGGRVVFYTGILPVCEGETGIAVVMGHEIAHAVARHGNERMSQAVMVYGAGMTLDVLTSEKPGLTRDILLQSFGIGSGLGTLAFSRNHESEADRLGMVFMAMAGYDPREAVNFWTRMSQLGGGQKPPELLSTHPSDERRIRDIEAFMPEALKYYNP
- a CDS encoding ATP-dependent Clp protease adaptor ClpS codes for the protein MSQQTDIRAQEVLVEELVASHEIILFNDDVHTFDYVIDSLIEICDHDPIQAEQCTYIVHHNGKCSVKKGTYDELEPRCTALLDRGLTAEIA